A region from the Sutcliffiella horikoshii genome encodes:
- the cls gene encoding cardiolipin synthase, translated as MEIFLYIIIGVGFIFGWLALDLHLGRKKHLKESKRLKFPKRQSEIFLYADGNLLYKDLFHDMRHATSHIHSLFYMVRDDHASKEFLTILKDKADQGLEVRLLLDYFGSFDVKKETMKELEQHGIEVEVYHKPAFPFFFFSINQRNHRKITVIDGKIGYVGGFNIGKEYLGQDPEFGVWRDYHLKLEGEGVQDLQSQFIQNWEQAGDFPPGEWGEMYYPELVKGPITHKLVPTNGGHLTDTFLKLIQKAEKSIIICTPYFIPSEPLHEELLSALARGVKVTVLVPAKADHPLVMDAAFPYFKTIIAAGAEVYRFYLGFYHAKVMVIDDHTCDIGTANFDKRSLFLNNEINCLIFDKEFVHNTVLEIHKDIHNSEKLTLEFIEKRSLMAKGREQLSKILAPLM; from the coding sequence ATGGAAATTTTTTTGTACATTATAATCGGGGTCGGATTCATTTTTGGGTGGTTGGCACTGGATTTACACCTGGGGAGAAAGAAGCATTTAAAAGAATCCAAACGGTTGAAGTTTCCGAAAAGGCAGAGTGAGATTTTCCTCTACGCTGACGGGAACTTGCTGTATAAGGATTTGTTTCACGATATGCGCCACGCCACCAGCCACATTCATTCCCTCTTTTACATGGTACGTGACGATCACGCAAGCAAAGAATTTCTGACCATTTTAAAAGATAAGGCAGATCAAGGGTTAGAGGTTCGGCTCCTTCTTGATTATTTTGGATCCTTTGATGTAAAAAAAGAAACAATGAAAGAACTCGAGCAGCACGGCATTGAAGTGGAGGTTTATCATAAGCCCGCATTTCCATTCTTTTTTTTCAGCATCAATCAGCGGAATCACCGGAAAATCACGGTGATTGACGGGAAGATCGGATACGTTGGTGGATTCAATATTGGAAAAGAATATTTGGGACAGGATCCCGAGTTTGGGGTTTGGCGAGACTACCATCTCAAGCTAGAGGGTGAAGGCGTGCAGGACCTTCAGTCACAGTTTATCCAGAACTGGGAGCAAGCCGGTGATTTTCCACCTGGCGAGTGGGGCGAAATGTATTATCCGGAATTGGTGAAAGGCCCCATCACGCACAAGCTGGTACCTACGAATGGCGGACATTTGACGGATACCTTTTTAAAGCTGATCCAAAAAGCAGAGAAGTCCATCATCATCTGCACTCCTTATTTTATTCCGAGTGAGCCTTTGCACGAGGAACTACTCTCTGCTCTAGCACGCGGAGTGAAAGTTACTGTTCTTGTCCCCGCCAAGGCAGATCATCCGTTGGTGATGGACGCAGCATTTCCTTATTTTAAAACGATTATTGCTGCCGGTGCAGAAGTATATCGTTTTTATCTGGGATTTTATCATGCAAAAGTCATGGTCATTGATGATCATACTTGTGATATTGGCACAGCTAATTTTGATAAACGCAGCTTGTTTTTAAACAATGAAATAAACTGTTTGATTTTTGATAAGGAATTTGTGCACAATACGGTTCTAGAAATTCATAAAGACATTCATAACTCGGAAAAACTAACATTGGAGTTTATCGAAAAGCGTTCTTTGATGGCAAAAGGTCGAGAACAGCTTTCTAAAATTCTTGCTCCGCTGATGTAA
- a CDS encoding heterodisulfide reductase-related iron-sulfur binding cluster, translating to MSNGLLIANWILTIIVTAYALSLFVYLIRTRIQFIKLGKKVEFDNKVKERLDKVWVNVFGQKKLLKDKKSGIIHVMFFYGFLMVQLGALDLIIKGLAPNAHLPLGPLYPAFTFFQELVTLMILVAVVWAFYRRYVEKLVRLKRGFKSGLVLLFIGGLMLSVLFSNGMGLIWHDHGLTWSEPVASLFALMFSWINETAAITLFYVGWWIHLLFLLTFLVYVPQSKHAHLIAGPANVFFHRTTNPGKLEKIDFEDETQETFGVGKVEDFTQYQLIDMYACVECGRCTNMCPATGTGKMLSPMDLIIKIRDHLTDKGAAITSKSPWVPTYAFNNTHGNQLAMMGAAGKGAQESAATIEYNPSLIGDVITEEEIWACTTCRNCEDQCPVMNEHVDKIIDLRRYLVLTEGKMDADAQRAMTNIERQGNPWGLNRKERENWRDAAPEVSIPTVKEMKKAGEEFEYLFWVGSMGSFDNRSQKIAISFAKLMNEAGVKFAILGNKEKNSGDTPRRLGNEFLFQELATSNIAEFEKNEVKKIVTIDPHAYNIFKNEYPDFGLEAEVFHHTEVLAELVKEGKLTPVHEVKETITYHDSCYLGRYNEVYEPPRDILKAIPGVKVVEMNRSRETGMCCGAGGGLMWMEEDTGTRVNVARTEQALEVAPSVISSGCPYCLTMLSDGTKAKEVEENVGTYDVAELLERSVIGEKQELVS from the coding sequence GTGAGTAACGGTTTGTTAATCGCCAATTGGATTTTAACGATAATTGTAACCGCTTACGCATTATCGTTATTTGTTTACTTGATCAGAACAAGAATTCAATTCATCAAATTAGGGAAAAAAGTAGAATTCGACAACAAAGTGAAAGAACGATTAGACAAAGTCTGGGTCAATGTATTTGGCCAGAAAAAATTATTGAAGGATAAGAAAAGTGGGATTATCCACGTCATGTTCTTCTATGGATTTCTTATGGTTCAGCTTGGGGCGCTGGATCTGATCATCAAGGGGCTTGCTCCAAACGCGCATTTGCCGCTTGGACCATTATATCCAGCCTTTACGTTTTTCCAAGAGCTAGTAACACTAATGATTTTAGTTGCGGTTGTTTGGGCTTTCTACCGCCGCTATGTAGAAAAGCTGGTTCGTTTAAAAAGAGGCTTCAAATCCGGTTTAGTACTACTATTCATCGGCGGATTAATGCTTTCTGTTTTATTTTCAAACGGAATGGGGCTTATCTGGCATGACCATGGCTTAACATGGAGCGAGCCGGTGGCATCACTCTTCGCACTCATGTTCAGTTGGATCAACGAAACGGCAGCCATCACATTATTTTATGTCGGCTGGTGGATTCACCTGTTATTCTTATTAACTTTCTTGGTGTATGTACCGCAATCCAAGCACGCGCATTTGATTGCTGGACCTGCGAATGTGTTTTTCCATCGTACAACGAACCCAGGGAAATTAGAGAAAATTGATTTTGAAGACGAAACGCAAGAAACATTTGGTGTCGGGAAAGTGGAAGACTTCACCCAATACCAATTAATCGATATGTACGCCTGTGTAGAGTGTGGACGCTGTACCAACATGTGTCCTGCTACAGGTACAGGAAAAATGCTTTCACCAATGGACTTGATTATCAAAATTCGTGACCACTTAACAGACAAGGGAGCGGCCATCACGTCCAAATCACCTTGGGTACCGACTTATGCGTTCAATAACACGCACGGCAATCAGCTTGCCATGATGGGGGCTGCCGGAAAAGGTGCACAAGAAAGCGCGGCAACGATTGAATACAACCCGAGCCTGATCGGCGATGTCATCACAGAAGAAGAAATTTGGGCATGTACGACCTGTCGTAACTGTGAGGACCAATGTCCGGTAATGAATGAACACGTTGATAAAATCATCGACCTTCGCCGTTACCTGGTTCTTACAGAAGGAAAAATGGATGCCGATGCACAGCGCGCGATGACCAACATCGAACGCCAAGGAAATCCTTGGGGACTTAACCGTAAAGAACGTGAAAACTGGCGCGATGCAGCACCAGAAGTAAGTATTCCAACGGTAAAAGAAATGAAAAAAGCTGGCGAAGAGTTTGAGTATCTGTTTTGGGTAGGGTCCATGGGATCTTTCGATAATCGCTCCCAGAAGATCGCCATCTCTTTTGCAAAATTAATGAACGAAGCTGGCGTGAAATTCGCGATTCTCGGAAACAAGGAGAAAAACTCCGGAGATACGCCGCGCCGTCTAGGAAATGAATTCCTATTCCAGGAGCTTGCAACAAGCAATATTGCGGAATTCGAGAAAAACGAAGTCAAAAAAATCGTCACGATCGACCCGCATGCTTATAACATTTTCAAAAACGAGTACCCTGATTTCGGCTTAGAAGCTGAAGTTTTCCACCATACAGAAGTGTTGGCAGAGCTTGTGAAAGAAGGCAAACTCACACCAGTACACGAGGTAAAAGAAACAATCACATATCACGATTCTTGCTACCTCGGAAGATACAACGAAGTCTACGAACCGCCGCGTGACATCCTGAAAGCCATCCCAGGCGTAAAAGTGGTCGAAATGAACCGCAGCCGCGAAACGGGAATGTGCTGTGGAGCAGGTGGAGGACTCATGTGGATGGAAGAGGACACAGGCACACGCGTCAACGTCGCCCGTACCGAACAAGCACTTGAAGTTGCACCAAGCGTCATCAGCTCAGGCTGTCCATACTGCCTGACGATGCTATCTGACGGAACGAAAGCGAAAGAAGTAGAAGAAAACGTCGGCACCTACGACGTAGCAGAACTCTTAGAGCGCTCCGTCATCGGCGAAAAACAAGAATTAGTATCTTAA
- the uvsE gene encoding UV DNA damage repair endonuclease UvsE, translating into MRIRFGFVSQSWTLWEASPARALTYTRYKQMSVDEGREKLLSVTRENLMNTLRTIYFCIAHEIKVFRFSSSIVPLATHPDVKWDFVKEFGAEFKEIGDLVKRYGMRSSFHPNQFTLFTSDKPHITENAVIDMVYHYDMLKAMGLEDQGTINIHVGGAYGNKELAVERFRENIVSLPDEVRARMTLENDDKTYTTEETLVLCEELGIPLAFDYHHEYANPSSVSWEELLPRVYATWKDIGIIPKIHISSPISEKKLRHHADFVDLQFLMEFLKVVVGLGQDVDFMVEAKRKDEAALQLCEDIAKIRGVKRISGGAVEW; encoded by the coding sequence ATGAGGATTCGGTTTGGTTTTGTATCCCAATCATGGACGCTCTGGGAAGCCTCCCCTGCCAGAGCACTGACCTATACTCGTTATAAGCAGATGTCTGTCGATGAGGGAAGGGAAAAGTTGCTTTCGGTGACGCGGGAGAATTTAATGAACACGCTGCGGACAATCTACTTTTGCATCGCTCATGAAATTAAAGTATTCCGCTTCTCCTCCTCTATCGTTCCGCTTGCCACCCATCCGGATGTAAAGTGGGACTTTGTTAAGGAGTTTGGCGCTGAATTCAAGGAGATTGGGGATTTAGTGAAAAGGTATGGCATGCGTTCGAGTTTTCACCCCAATCAATTTACTTTGTTTACAAGTGATAAGCCACATATAACGGAGAATGCTGTGATTGATATGGTTTACCACTATGACATGTTGAAGGCGATGGGGCTGGAGGATCAGGGGACGATCAATATCCATGTTGGTGGTGCTTATGGGAACAAGGAGCTTGCGGTGGAGCGGTTCAGGGAAAATATTGTTTCGTTGCCGGATGAGGTTCGGGCACGGATGACACTTGAGAACGATGATAAGACTTACACAACGGAGGAAACGTTGGTGTTGTGCGAGGAGCTTGGGATCCCGCTTGCGTTTGATTACCATCATGAGTACGCCAATCCAAGCTCTGTGTCATGGGAAGAGTTACTGCCACGTGTGTATGCGACGTGGAAGGATATCGGCATCATCCCCAAGATACATATCTCTTCTCCTATTTCAGAAAAGAAATTGCGCCACCATGCGGACTTTGTAGATCTGCAGTTTTTGATGGAGTTTTTAAAAGTGGTCGTCGGACTCGGTCAAGACGTTGACTTTATGGTGGAAGCGAAACGGAAAGATGAAGCCGCACTGCAACTGTGCGAAGACATCGCAAAAATCCGGGGTGTGAAACGGATTAGTGGCGGCGCGGTGGAGTGGTGA
- a CDS encoding XapX domain-containing protein, which produces MKESLLALATGMVVGFLFALFRLPIPAPPVFSGIVGIVGIYLGYRLFTWVAPIFQSSN; this is translated from the coding sequence ATGAAAGAAAGTTTATTAGCACTAGCAACAGGCATGGTCGTAGGGTTCCTCTTTGCCCTGTTCCGCCTGCCAATCCCAGCACCACCCGTATTCTCCGGCATCGTAGGAATCGTCGGCATCTACCTCGGCTACCGCCTCTTTACATGGGTCGCACCGATCTTTCAATCAAGCAACTAA